The Scomber japonicus isolate fScoJap1 chromosome 13, fScoJap1.pri, whole genome shotgun sequence genome includes a window with the following:
- the slc8a4a gene encoding solute carrier family 8 member 4a isoform X4 — MWNPQNPAVGDKVARAIVYFAALIYMFLGMSIIADRFMSSIEVITSQEKEITIKKPNGETTTTTVRIWNETVSNLTLMALGSSAPEILLSVIEVIGHNFEAGSLGPSTIVGSAAFNMFIIIAICVYVVPENETRKIKHLRVFFVTAAWSIFAYIWLYLILSVSSPGEVELWEAVLTFLFFPLCVLQAWIADRRLLFYKYVHKRYRADKTRGIIIESEGDAMFTKMDLEMDGQGVNSHTHPKEALDGMLEGVEEGGGMSAEQDQEEEARRDMARTLKDLKQRHPDKDMEQLIEMANYQVLVQQQKSRAFYRIQATRMMIGAGNILKKHAADQARKVVSCHEASGQEEDPNTIYLQFEPSHYQCFENCGSLKLSVSRHGGESGCTVKVDYRTEDGTANAGSDYEFAEGTLVFKPGETTKEFTVGVIDDDIFEEDEHFYVRLSNPRIVHRAEVSLLEPSSITSSNSTVGHIPPKAALGSAHTATVTIYDDDHAGIFTFENNSMRVSESVGNMQVKVHRTSGARGKVAVPYHTVEGTAKAGEDYEEVSGKLEFQNDETMKLLNVKVIDDEEYEKNKIFTIVLEEPVLLEVGQRHGEYSYSTFPFAAGDTNDNKTAVGPEDVSKMGCPCLGEHTKLEVVIEESYEFKSTVDKLIKKTNLALVVGSSSWREQFVSAVTVSAGELRRDDDEEESGEERLPSCFDYIMHFLTVFWKVLFAFVPPTEYWNGWACFFVSISLIGVLTAVTGDLASHFGCTIGLKDSVTAVVFVALGTSVPDTFASKVAAIQDQYADASIGNVTGSNAVNVFLGIGVAWTIAAVYWKSKNKVFRVNPGSLAFSVTLFTVMALVCVLVLLYRRRPSVSGGELGGPRTAKLLTLFLFISIWFIYILLSSLETYCHIPGF, encoded by the exons ATGTGGAATCCCCAAAACCCTGCAGTGGGTGACAAGGTGGCACGCGCCATTGTTTACTTTGCAGCTCTGATATACATGTTCCTGGGCATGTCCATCATCGCAGACCGCTTCATGTCTTCCATCGAGGTCATCACCTCTCAGGAAAAGGAGATCACCATTAAGAAGCCCAACGGTGAGACCACCACGACTACTGTACGCATCTGGAACGAAACGGTGTCTAATCTGACCCTGATGGCACTTGGATCATCAGCACCAGAGATCTTACTGTCTGTCATTGAAGTGATCGGCCATAATTTCGAGGCTGGGTCTCTGGGACCCAGCACCATTGTGGGCAGCGCTGCGTTCAACATGTTCATTATCATCGCTATATGTGTCTATGTGGTGCCGGAGAATGAAACCCGCAAGATAAAGCACCTGCGGGTGTTTTTTGTCACTGCAGCCTGGAGCATTTTTGCCTACATCTGGCTGTATCTCATCCTGTCTGTGTCCTCCCCTGGAGAGGTGGAACTTTGGGAGGCAGTcctcacctttctcttctttcctctctgtgtgctgCAAGCCTGGATTGCAGACCGACGCCTGCTCTTCTACAAGTACGTCCATAAGCGTTATCGAGCTGACAAGACCCGCGGCATTATCATTGAGTCAGAGGGAGATGCAATGTTTACCAAGATGGACTTGGAGATGGACGGCCAGGGTGTAAACTCCCACACTCATCCCAAAGAGGCACTGGACGGGATGCTggaaggggtggaggaaggtGGAGGGATGAGTGCCGAGCAAGACCAAGAGGAAGAGGCCCGTCGGGATATGGCTCGCACTCTGAAAGATTTAAAACAGAGGCACCCAGATAAGGACATGGAGCAGCTGATTGAGATGGCCAACTACCAAGTGCTGGTCCAGCAACAGAAGAGCCGGGCCTTCTACCGCATTCAAGCCACACGCATGATGATCGGAGCTGGGAACATCCTAAAAAAGCATGCCGCTGACCAGGCTAGGAAGGTGGTGAGCTGTCATGAGGCCAGTGGACAGGAGGAGGATCCCAACACCATCTACCTGCAGTTTGAACCCTCTCACTACCAGTGTTTTGAGAACTGTGGCTCCTTAAAGCTGTCGGTGAGCAGGCATGGAGGAGAAAGTGGCTGCACTGTGAAG GTAGACTACCGTACAGAAGATGGAACTGCCAATGCTGGCTCAGACTATGAGTTTGCTGAGGGCACTTTGGTCTTCAAGCCTGGTGAGACCACAAAAGAATTCACCGTTGGCGTTATTGATGATGACATTTTTGAAGAGGATGAGCATTTCTATGTGCGCCTCAGTAACCCACGTATAGTGCACCGAGCTGAGGTCTCCCTCCTGGAACCAAGTTCTATCACCTCCAGCAACAGCACAGTGGGCCACATCCCCCCAAAGGCAGCCCTGGGTAGCGCTCACACCGCCACGGTTACCATCTACGATGACGACCACGCTGGCATTTTCACGTTTGAGAATAACTCCATGAGGGTCAGTGAGAGCGTCGGAAACATGCAGGTGAAGGTTCATCGGACGTCCGGGGCGAGGGGGAAGGTGGCGGTGCCTTACCACACCGTCGAGGGCACTGCCAAGGCCGGAGAGGACTACGAGGAGGTGTCAGGAAAGCTGGAATTTCAGAACGATGAGACCAT GAAGCTGTTAAATGTGAAGGTCATCGATGATGAGGAGTACGAGAAGAACAAGATTTTCACAATTGTGCTGGAGGAGCCAGTTCTGCTGGAGGTGGGACAGAGACACGGTGAGTACAGCTACAGCA CTTTTCCGTTTGCTGCAGGAGACACCAATGATAACAAGACAGCGGTGGGACCTGAAGACGTGTCAAAGATGGGCTGTCCCTGTCTGGGAGAGCATACCAAGCTGGAGGTGGTCATCGAGGAGTCCTATGAGTTCAAG AGCACCGTGGACAAGCTGATCAAAAAGACAAACCTGGCTCTGGTGGTGGggagcagcagctggagagagcAGTTTGTCAGTGCCGTCACTGTCAGCGCAGGTGAGTTGCGGC gtgatgatgatgaggaagagagCGGCGAAGAACGCTTGCCGTCCTGCTTTGATTACATCATGCACTTCCTGACGGTTTTCTGGAAAGTCCTCTTTGCTTTTGTCCCACCCACTGAGTACTGGAACGGCTGGGCCTGCTTCTTTGTGTCCATTTCCCTCATCGGCGTTCTGACAGCCGTGACCGGAGACCTGGCCTCTCATTTCGGCTGCACCATCGGACTCAAAGACTCGGTCACCGCCGTGGTGTTCGTGGCCCTCGGCACCTCTGTTCCAG ACACATTTGCGAGCAAAGTGGCCGCCATCCAGGACCAATACGCTGACGCTTCCATCGGGAACGTGACAGGCAGCAACGCGGTGAACGTGTTCCTGGGAATCGGTGTGGCGTGGACCATCGCAGCTGTTTACTGGAAGAGCAAGAATAAGGTGTTCAGGGTGAACCCGGGCTCCCTGGCCTTCTCCGTCACCCTCTTCACCGTCATGGCGCTGGTGTGCGTGCTGGTGCTGCTCTACCGCCGGCGTCCAAGCGTGTCGGGCGGAGAGCTCGGGGGCCCACGGACAGCCAAGCTCCTCACCTTGTtcctcttcatctccatctGGTTCATCTACATCCTATTGTCCTCCTTGGAGACCTACTGCCACATACCTGGCTTCTGA
- the slc8a4a gene encoding solute carrier family 8 member 4a isoform X8, which yields MWNPQNPAVGDKVARAIVYFAALIYMFLGMSIIADRFMSSIEVITSQEKEITIKKPNGETTTTTVRIWNETVSNLTLMALGSSAPEILLSVIEVIGHNFEAGSLGPSTIVGSAAFNMFIIIAICVYVVPENETRKIKHLRVFFVTAAWSIFAYIWLYLILSVSSPGEVELWEAVLTFLFFPLCVLQAWIADRRLLFYKYVHKRYRADKTRGIIIESEGDAMFTKMDLEMDGQGVNSHTHPKEALDGMLEGVEEGGGMSAEQDQEEEARRDMARTLKDLKQRHPDKDMEQLIEMANYQVLVQQQKSRAFYRIQATRMMIGAGNILKKHAADQARKVVSCHEASGQEEDPNTIYLQFEPSHYQCFENCGSLKLSVSRHGGESGCTVKVDYRTEDGTANAGSDYEFAEGTLVFKPGETTKEFTVGVIDDDIFEEDEHFYVRLSNPRIVHRAEVSLLEPSSITSSNSTVGHIPPKAALGSAHTATVTIYDDDHAGIFTFENNSMRVSESVGNMQVKVHRTSGARGKVAVPYHTVEGTAKAGEDYEEVSGKLEFQNDETMKLLNVKVIDDEEYEKNKIFTIVLEEPVLLEVGQRHGEYSYSRDTNDNKTAVGPEDVSKMGCPCLGEHTKLEVVIEESYEFKSTVDKLIKKTNLALVVGSSSWREQFVSAVTVSAGELRRDDDEEESGEERLPSCFDYIMHFLTVFWKVLFAFVPPTEYWNGWACFFVSISLIGVLTAVTGDLASHFGCTIGLKDSVTAVVFVALGTSVPDTFASKVAAIQDQYADASIGNVTGSNAVNVFLGIGVAWTIAAVYWKSKNKVFRVNPGSLAFSVTLFTVMALVCVLVLLYRRRPSVSGGELGGPRTAKLLTLFLFISIWFIYILLSSLETYCHIPGF from the exons ATGTGGAATCCCCAAAACCCTGCAGTGGGTGACAAGGTGGCACGCGCCATTGTTTACTTTGCAGCTCTGATATACATGTTCCTGGGCATGTCCATCATCGCAGACCGCTTCATGTCTTCCATCGAGGTCATCACCTCTCAGGAAAAGGAGATCACCATTAAGAAGCCCAACGGTGAGACCACCACGACTACTGTACGCATCTGGAACGAAACGGTGTCTAATCTGACCCTGATGGCACTTGGATCATCAGCACCAGAGATCTTACTGTCTGTCATTGAAGTGATCGGCCATAATTTCGAGGCTGGGTCTCTGGGACCCAGCACCATTGTGGGCAGCGCTGCGTTCAACATGTTCATTATCATCGCTATATGTGTCTATGTGGTGCCGGAGAATGAAACCCGCAAGATAAAGCACCTGCGGGTGTTTTTTGTCACTGCAGCCTGGAGCATTTTTGCCTACATCTGGCTGTATCTCATCCTGTCTGTGTCCTCCCCTGGAGAGGTGGAACTTTGGGAGGCAGTcctcacctttctcttctttcctctctgtgtgctgCAAGCCTGGATTGCAGACCGACGCCTGCTCTTCTACAAGTACGTCCATAAGCGTTATCGAGCTGACAAGACCCGCGGCATTATCATTGAGTCAGAGGGAGATGCAATGTTTACCAAGATGGACTTGGAGATGGACGGCCAGGGTGTAAACTCCCACACTCATCCCAAAGAGGCACTGGACGGGATGCTggaaggggtggaggaaggtGGAGGGATGAGTGCCGAGCAAGACCAAGAGGAAGAGGCCCGTCGGGATATGGCTCGCACTCTGAAAGATTTAAAACAGAGGCACCCAGATAAGGACATGGAGCAGCTGATTGAGATGGCCAACTACCAAGTGCTGGTCCAGCAACAGAAGAGCCGGGCCTTCTACCGCATTCAAGCCACACGCATGATGATCGGAGCTGGGAACATCCTAAAAAAGCATGCCGCTGACCAGGCTAGGAAGGTGGTGAGCTGTCATGAGGCCAGTGGACAGGAGGAGGATCCCAACACCATCTACCTGCAGTTTGAACCCTCTCACTACCAGTGTTTTGAGAACTGTGGCTCCTTAAAGCTGTCGGTGAGCAGGCATGGAGGAGAAAGTGGCTGCACTGTGAAG GTAGACTACCGTACAGAAGATGGAACTGCCAATGCTGGCTCAGACTATGAGTTTGCTGAGGGCACTTTGGTCTTCAAGCCTGGTGAGACCACAAAAGAATTCACCGTTGGCGTTATTGATGATGACATTTTTGAAGAGGATGAGCATTTCTATGTGCGCCTCAGTAACCCACGTATAGTGCACCGAGCTGAGGTCTCCCTCCTGGAACCAAGTTCTATCACCTCCAGCAACAGCACAGTGGGCCACATCCCCCCAAAGGCAGCCCTGGGTAGCGCTCACACCGCCACGGTTACCATCTACGATGACGACCACGCTGGCATTTTCACGTTTGAGAATAACTCCATGAGGGTCAGTGAGAGCGTCGGAAACATGCAGGTGAAGGTTCATCGGACGTCCGGGGCGAGGGGGAAGGTGGCGGTGCCTTACCACACCGTCGAGGGCACTGCCAAGGCCGGAGAGGACTACGAGGAGGTGTCAGGAAAGCTGGAATTTCAGAACGATGAGACCAT GAAGCTGTTAAATGTGAAGGTCATCGATGATGAGGAGTACGAGAAGAACAAGATTTTCACAATTGTGCTGGAGGAGCCAGTTCTGCTGGAGGTGGGACAGAGACACGGTGAGTACAGCTACAGCA GAGACACCAATGATAACAAGACAGCGGTGGGACCTGAAGACGTGTCAAAGATGGGCTGTCCCTGTCTGGGAGAGCATACCAAGCTGGAGGTGGTCATCGAGGAGTCCTATGAGTTCAAG AGCACCGTGGACAAGCTGATCAAAAAGACAAACCTGGCTCTGGTGGTGGggagcagcagctggagagagcAGTTTGTCAGTGCCGTCACTGTCAGCGCAGGTGAGTTGCGGC gtgatgatgatgaggaagagagCGGCGAAGAACGCTTGCCGTCCTGCTTTGATTACATCATGCACTTCCTGACGGTTTTCTGGAAAGTCCTCTTTGCTTTTGTCCCACCCACTGAGTACTGGAACGGCTGGGCCTGCTTCTTTGTGTCCATTTCCCTCATCGGCGTTCTGACAGCCGTGACCGGAGACCTGGCCTCTCATTTCGGCTGCACCATCGGACTCAAAGACTCGGTCACCGCCGTGGTGTTCGTGGCCCTCGGCACCTCTGTTCCAG ACACATTTGCGAGCAAAGTGGCCGCCATCCAGGACCAATACGCTGACGCTTCCATCGGGAACGTGACAGGCAGCAACGCGGTGAACGTGTTCCTGGGAATCGGTGTGGCGTGGACCATCGCAGCTGTTTACTGGAAGAGCAAGAATAAGGTGTTCAGGGTGAACCCGGGCTCCCTGGCCTTCTCCGTCACCCTCTTCACCGTCATGGCGCTGGTGTGCGTGCTGGTGCTGCTCTACCGCCGGCGTCCAAGCGTGTCGGGCGGAGAGCTCGGGGGCCCACGGACAGCCAAGCTCCTCACCTTGTtcctcttcatctccatctGGTTCATCTACATCCTATTGTCCTCCTTGGAGACCTACTGCCACATACCTGGCTTCTGA
- the slc8a4a gene encoding solute carrier family 8 member 4a isoform X6 yields the protein MWNPQNPAVGDKVARAIVYFAALIYMFLGMSIIADRFMSSIEVITSQEKEITIKKPNGETTTTTVRIWNETVSNLTLMALGSSAPEILLSVIEVIGHNFEAGSLGPSTIVGSAAFNMFIIIAICVYVVPENETRKIKHLRVFFVTAAWSIFAYIWLYLILSVSSPGEVELWEAVLTFLFFPLCVLQAWIADRRLLFYKYVHKRYRADKTRGIIIESEGDAMFTKMDLEMDGQGVNSHTHPKEALDGMLEGVEEGGGMSAEQDQEEEARRDMARTLKDLKQRHPDKDMEQLIEMANYQVLVQQQKSRAFYRIQATRMMIGAGNILKKHAADQARKVVSCHEASGQEEDPNTIYLQFEPSHYQCFENCGSLKLSVSRHGGESGCTVKVDYRTEDGTANAGSDYEFAEGTLVFKPGETTKEFTVGVIDDDIFEEDEHFYVRLSNPRIVHRAEVSLLEPSSITSSNSTVGHIPPKAALGSAHTATVTIYDDDHAGIFTFENNSMRVSESVGNMQVKVHRTSGARGKVAVPYHTVEGTAKAGEDYEEVSGKLEFQNDETMKLLNVKVIDDEEYEKNKIFTIVLEEPVLLEVGQRHGEYSYSRDTNDNKTAVGPEDVSKMGCPCLGEHTKLEVVIEESYEFKSTVDKLIKKTNLALVVGSSSWREQFVSAVTVSAGDDDEEESGEERLPSCFDYIMHFLTVFWKVLFAFVPPTEYWNGWACFFVSISLIGVLTAVTGDLASHFGCTIGLKDSVTAVVFVALGTSVPDTFASKVAAIQDQYADASIGNVTGSNAVNVFLGIGVAWTIAAVYWKSKNKVFRVNPGSLAFSVTLFTVMALVCVLVLLYRRRPSVSGGELGGPRTAKLLTLFLFISIWFIYILLSSLETYCHIPGF from the exons ATGTGGAATCCCCAAAACCCTGCAGTGGGTGACAAGGTGGCACGCGCCATTGTTTACTTTGCAGCTCTGATATACATGTTCCTGGGCATGTCCATCATCGCAGACCGCTTCATGTCTTCCATCGAGGTCATCACCTCTCAGGAAAAGGAGATCACCATTAAGAAGCCCAACGGTGAGACCACCACGACTACTGTACGCATCTGGAACGAAACGGTGTCTAATCTGACCCTGATGGCACTTGGATCATCAGCACCAGAGATCTTACTGTCTGTCATTGAAGTGATCGGCCATAATTTCGAGGCTGGGTCTCTGGGACCCAGCACCATTGTGGGCAGCGCTGCGTTCAACATGTTCATTATCATCGCTATATGTGTCTATGTGGTGCCGGAGAATGAAACCCGCAAGATAAAGCACCTGCGGGTGTTTTTTGTCACTGCAGCCTGGAGCATTTTTGCCTACATCTGGCTGTATCTCATCCTGTCTGTGTCCTCCCCTGGAGAGGTGGAACTTTGGGAGGCAGTcctcacctttctcttctttcctctctgtgtgctgCAAGCCTGGATTGCAGACCGACGCCTGCTCTTCTACAAGTACGTCCATAAGCGTTATCGAGCTGACAAGACCCGCGGCATTATCATTGAGTCAGAGGGAGATGCAATGTTTACCAAGATGGACTTGGAGATGGACGGCCAGGGTGTAAACTCCCACACTCATCCCAAAGAGGCACTGGACGGGATGCTggaaggggtggaggaaggtGGAGGGATGAGTGCCGAGCAAGACCAAGAGGAAGAGGCCCGTCGGGATATGGCTCGCACTCTGAAAGATTTAAAACAGAGGCACCCAGATAAGGACATGGAGCAGCTGATTGAGATGGCCAACTACCAAGTGCTGGTCCAGCAACAGAAGAGCCGGGCCTTCTACCGCATTCAAGCCACACGCATGATGATCGGAGCTGGGAACATCCTAAAAAAGCATGCCGCTGACCAGGCTAGGAAGGTGGTGAGCTGTCATGAGGCCAGTGGACAGGAGGAGGATCCCAACACCATCTACCTGCAGTTTGAACCCTCTCACTACCAGTGTTTTGAGAACTGTGGCTCCTTAAAGCTGTCGGTGAGCAGGCATGGAGGAGAAAGTGGCTGCACTGTGAAG GTAGACTACCGTACAGAAGATGGAACTGCCAATGCTGGCTCAGACTATGAGTTTGCTGAGGGCACTTTGGTCTTCAAGCCTGGTGAGACCACAAAAGAATTCACCGTTGGCGTTATTGATGATGACATTTTTGAAGAGGATGAGCATTTCTATGTGCGCCTCAGTAACCCACGTATAGTGCACCGAGCTGAGGTCTCCCTCCTGGAACCAAGTTCTATCACCTCCAGCAACAGCACAGTGGGCCACATCCCCCCAAAGGCAGCCCTGGGTAGCGCTCACACCGCCACGGTTACCATCTACGATGACGACCACGCTGGCATTTTCACGTTTGAGAATAACTCCATGAGGGTCAGTGAGAGCGTCGGAAACATGCAGGTGAAGGTTCATCGGACGTCCGGGGCGAGGGGGAAGGTGGCGGTGCCTTACCACACCGTCGAGGGCACTGCCAAGGCCGGAGAGGACTACGAGGAGGTGTCAGGAAAGCTGGAATTTCAGAACGATGAGACCAT GAAGCTGTTAAATGTGAAGGTCATCGATGATGAGGAGTACGAGAAGAACAAGATTTTCACAATTGTGCTGGAGGAGCCAGTTCTGCTGGAGGTGGGACAGAGACACGGTGAGTACAGCTACAGCA GAGACACCAATGATAACAAGACAGCGGTGGGACCTGAAGACGTGTCAAAGATGGGCTGTCCCTGTCTGGGAGAGCATACCAAGCTGGAGGTGGTCATCGAGGAGTCCTATGAGTTCAAG AGCACCGTGGACAAGCTGATCAAAAAGACAAACCTGGCTCTGGTGGTGGggagcagcagctggagagagcAGTTTGTCAGTGCCGTCACTGTCAGCGCAG gtgatgatgatgaggaagagagCGGCGAAGAACGCTTGCCGTCCTGCTTTGATTACATCATGCACTTCCTGACGGTTTTCTGGAAAGTCCTCTTTGCTTTTGTCCCACCCACTGAGTACTGGAACGGCTGGGCCTGCTTCTTTGTGTCCATTTCCCTCATCGGCGTTCTGACAGCCGTGACCGGAGACCTGGCCTCTCATTTCGGCTGCACCATCGGACTCAAAGACTCGGTCACCGCCGTGGTGTTCGTGGCCCTCGGCACCTCTGTTCCAG ACACATTTGCGAGCAAAGTGGCCGCCATCCAGGACCAATACGCTGACGCTTCCATCGGGAACGTGACAGGCAGCAACGCGGTGAACGTGTTCCTGGGAATCGGTGTGGCGTGGACCATCGCAGCTGTTTACTGGAAGAGCAAGAATAAGGTGTTCAGGGTGAACCCGGGCTCCCTGGCCTTCTCCGTCACCCTCTTCACCGTCATGGCGCTGGTGTGCGTGCTGGTGCTGCTCTACCGCCGGCGTCCAAGCGTGTCGGGCGGAGAGCTCGGGGGCCCACGGACAGCCAAGCTCCTCACCTTGTtcctcttcatctccatctGGTTCATCTACATCCTATTGTCCTCCTTGGAGACCTACTGCCACATACCTGGCTTCTGA
- the slc8a4a gene encoding solute carrier family 8 member 4a isoform X2, protein MWNPQNPAVGDKVARAIVYFAALIYMFLGMSIIADRFMSSIEVITSQEKEITIKKPNGETTTTTVRIWNETVSNLTLMALGSSAPEILLSVIEVIGHNFEAGSLGPSTIVGSAAFNMFIIIAICVYVVPENETRKIKHLRVFFVTAAWSIFAYIWLYLILSVSSPGEVELWEAVLTFLFFPLCVLQAWIADRRLLFYKYVHKRYRADKTRGIIIESEGDAMFTKMDLEMDGQGVNSHTHPKEALDGMLEGVEEGGGMSAEQDQEEEARRDMARTLKDLKQRHPDKDMEQLIEMANYQVLVQQQKSRAFYRIQATRMMIGAGNILKKHAADQARKVVSCHEASGQEEDPNTIYLQFEPSHYQCFENCGSLKLSVSRHGGESGCTVKVDYRTEDGTANAGSDYEFAEGTLVFKPGETTKEFTVGVIDDDIFEEDEHFYVRLSNPRIVHRAEVSLLEPSSITSSNSTVGHIPPKAALGSAHTATVTIYDDDHAGIFTFENNSMRVSESVGNMQVKVHRTSGARGKVAVPYHTVEGTAKAGEDYEEVSGKLEFQNDETMKLLNVKVIDDEEYEKNKIFTIVLEEPGTLADSLQAFPFAAGDTNDNKTAVGPEDVSKMGCPCLGEHTKLEVVIEESYEFKSTVDKLIKKTNLALVVGSSSWREQFVSAVTVSAGDDDEEESGEERLPSCFDYIMHFLTVFWKVLFAFVPPTEYWNGWACFFVSISLIGVLTAVTGDLASHFGCTIGLKDSVTAVVFVALGTSVPDTFASKVAAIQDQYADASIGNVTGSNAVNVFLGIGVAWTIAAVYWKSKNKVFRVNPGSLAFSVTLFTVMALVCVLVLLYRRRPSVSGGELGGPRTAKLLTLFLFISIWFIYILLSSLETYCHIPGF, encoded by the exons ATGTGGAATCCCCAAAACCCTGCAGTGGGTGACAAGGTGGCACGCGCCATTGTTTACTTTGCAGCTCTGATATACATGTTCCTGGGCATGTCCATCATCGCAGACCGCTTCATGTCTTCCATCGAGGTCATCACCTCTCAGGAAAAGGAGATCACCATTAAGAAGCCCAACGGTGAGACCACCACGACTACTGTACGCATCTGGAACGAAACGGTGTCTAATCTGACCCTGATGGCACTTGGATCATCAGCACCAGAGATCTTACTGTCTGTCATTGAAGTGATCGGCCATAATTTCGAGGCTGGGTCTCTGGGACCCAGCACCATTGTGGGCAGCGCTGCGTTCAACATGTTCATTATCATCGCTATATGTGTCTATGTGGTGCCGGAGAATGAAACCCGCAAGATAAAGCACCTGCGGGTGTTTTTTGTCACTGCAGCCTGGAGCATTTTTGCCTACATCTGGCTGTATCTCATCCTGTCTGTGTCCTCCCCTGGAGAGGTGGAACTTTGGGAGGCAGTcctcacctttctcttctttcctctctgtgtgctgCAAGCCTGGATTGCAGACCGACGCCTGCTCTTCTACAAGTACGTCCATAAGCGTTATCGAGCTGACAAGACCCGCGGCATTATCATTGAGTCAGAGGGAGATGCAATGTTTACCAAGATGGACTTGGAGATGGACGGCCAGGGTGTAAACTCCCACACTCATCCCAAAGAGGCACTGGACGGGATGCTggaaggggtggaggaaggtGGAGGGATGAGTGCCGAGCAAGACCAAGAGGAAGAGGCCCGTCGGGATATGGCTCGCACTCTGAAAGATTTAAAACAGAGGCACCCAGATAAGGACATGGAGCAGCTGATTGAGATGGCCAACTACCAAGTGCTGGTCCAGCAACAGAAGAGCCGGGCCTTCTACCGCATTCAAGCCACACGCATGATGATCGGAGCTGGGAACATCCTAAAAAAGCATGCCGCTGACCAGGCTAGGAAGGTGGTGAGCTGTCATGAGGCCAGTGGACAGGAGGAGGATCCCAACACCATCTACCTGCAGTTTGAACCCTCTCACTACCAGTGTTTTGAGAACTGTGGCTCCTTAAAGCTGTCGGTGAGCAGGCATGGAGGAGAAAGTGGCTGCACTGTGAAG GTAGACTACCGTACAGAAGATGGAACTGCCAATGCTGGCTCAGACTATGAGTTTGCTGAGGGCACTTTGGTCTTCAAGCCTGGTGAGACCACAAAAGAATTCACCGTTGGCGTTATTGATGATGACATTTTTGAAGAGGATGAGCATTTCTATGTGCGCCTCAGTAACCCACGTATAGTGCACCGAGCTGAGGTCTCCCTCCTGGAACCAAGTTCTATCACCTCCAGCAACAGCACAGTGGGCCACATCCCCCCAAAGGCAGCCCTGGGTAGCGCTCACACCGCCACGGTTACCATCTACGATGACGACCACGCTGGCATTTTCACGTTTGAGAATAACTCCATGAGGGTCAGTGAGAGCGTCGGAAACATGCAGGTGAAGGTTCATCGGACGTCCGGGGCGAGGGGGAAGGTGGCGGTGCCTTACCACACCGTCGAGGGCACTGCCAAGGCCGGAGAGGACTACGAGGAGGTGTCAGGAAAGCTGGAATTTCAGAACGATGAGACCAT GAAGCTGTTAAATGTGAAGGTCATCGATGATGAGGAGTACGAGAAGAACAAGATTTTCACAATTGTGCTGGAGGAGCCA GGAACGCTGGCTGACAGTTTACAAGCTTTTCCGTTTGCTGCAGGAGACACCAATGATAACAAGACAGCGGTGGGACCTGAAGACGTGTCAAAGATGGGCTGTCCCTGTCTGGGAGAGCATACCAAGCTGGAGGTGGTCATCGAGGAGTCCTATGAGTTCAAG AGCACCGTGGACAAGCTGATCAAAAAGACAAACCTGGCTCTGGTGGTGGggagcagcagctggagagagcAGTTTGTCAGTGCCGTCACTGTCAGCGCAG gtgatgatgatgaggaagagagCGGCGAAGAACGCTTGCCGTCCTGCTTTGATTACATCATGCACTTCCTGACGGTTTTCTGGAAAGTCCTCTTTGCTTTTGTCCCACCCACTGAGTACTGGAACGGCTGGGCCTGCTTCTTTGTGTCCATTTCCCTCATCGGCGTTCTGACAGCCGTGACCGGAGACCTGGCCTCTCATTTCGGCTGCACCATCGGACTCAAAGACTCGGTCACCGCCGTGGTGTTCGTGGCCCTCGGCACCTCTGTTCCAG ACACATTTGCGAGCAAAGTGGCCGCCATCCAGGACCAATACGCTGACGCTTCCATCGGGAACGTGACAGGCAGCAACGCGGTGAACGTGTTCCTGGGAATCGGTGTGGCGTGGACCATCGCAGCTGTTTACTGGAAGAGCAAGAATAAGGTGTTCAGGGTGAACCCGGGCTCCCTGGCCTTCTCCGTCACCCTCTTCACCGTCATGGCGCTGGTGTGCGTGCTGGTGCTGCTCTACCGCCGGCGTCCAAGCGTGTCGGGCGGAGAGCTCGGGGGCCCACGGACAGCCAAGCTCCTCACCTTGTtcctcttcatctccatctGGTTCATCTACATCCTATTGTCCTCCTTGGAGACCTACTGCCACATACCTGGCTTCTGA